The Streptomyces sp. NBC_01775 genome includes a region encoding these proteins:
- a CDS encoding NmrA family NAD(P)-binding protein codes for MIIVTGATGQLGRQIVERLLTRRPADQVGVSVRDPRKAQALADQGVRVRHGSFTDAAGLGHAFEGASQVLIVSVDKVGEEAVRQHRAAIDAAVAAGARRILYTSHMGADASSRFQPCRDHAATEEALRASGVPFTSLRNGFYAASAVRFLGPALESGQVALPADGPVSWTAHADLADAAAAVLADEGRFDGPTPPLTAARALTFDDIAALATEVTGRTIKRITAPEDQFRKQLGERGVPDNAVEQLLGMFAAGRAGEFAAVDPTLSTLLGRAPLTLDAVLREQPAGD; via the coding sequence ATGATCATCGTGACCGGAGCCACCGGACAGCTCGGACGCCAGATCGTCGAGAGGCTGCTGACCCGCAGGCCGGCCGACCAGGTCGGCGTCAGCGTCCGCGACCCGCGAAAAGCACAGGCGCTCGCCGACCAGGGGGTACGGGTGCGGCACGGCAGCTTCACCGACGCCGCCGGCCTCGGGCATGCCTTCGAGGGCGCCTCCCAGGTGCTCATCGTCTCTGTCGACAAGGTGGGCGAAGAGGCCGTGCGGCAGCACCGCGCCGCGATCGACGCGGCCGTCGCGGCGGGTGCCCGCCGCATCCTCTACACCAGCCATATGGGGGCCGACGCCTCGTCGCGCTTCCAGCCCTGCCGCGACCACGCCGCCACCGAGGAAGCGCTACGCGCCTCGGGTGTGCCGTTCACGTCGCTGCGCAACGGCTTCTACGCCGCAAGCGCGGTGCGGTTCCTCGGTCCCGCCCTGGAATCCGGCCAGGTCGCACTCCCCGCGGACGGGCCGGTCAGCTGGACCGCGCACGCCGACCTCGCCGACGCAGCCGCCGCCGTCCTGGCCGACGAAGGCCGCTTCGACGGCCCCACGCCGCCGCTCACCGCGGCGCGGGCGCTCACCTTCGACGACATCGCCGCCCTCGCCACCGAGGTGACGGGCCGCACCATCAAGAGGATCACCGCGCCGGAGGACCAGTTCCGGAAGCAGCTGGGGGAGCGGGGCGTCCCCGACAATGCGGTGGAGCAGCTGCTGGGCATGTTCGCCGCCGGCCGCGCCGGCGAATTCGCCGCCGTCGACCCGACACTCTCCACCCTGCTCGGCCGCGCCCCCCTCACCCTGGACGCGGTGCTGCGCGAACAGCCGGCCGGCGACTGA
- a CDS encoding TetR/AcrR family transcriptional regulator: MPPRSRSRSGAAAAEPDTAAPTGREQTRQRIIEAAVDLLEREGGDAVTTRAVAVAAGLQPPAIYRLFGDKDGLLEAVAEHGFAAFLAAKRIDSAPQDPIEDLRAGWDLAVEFGLAHPALYTLMYSEPAGATSAAFKAGMEILRGRIRRLAEGGWLRVDEELAVVIIHATARGAVLTWLSLPEGRRPPALLTALRESMVTAVTSQEPAVRDAGPAGAARALRAVLPEQTTLSGAERQLLREWLDRLAADG, translated from the coding sequence ATGCCACCTCGTTCACGCAGCAGGAGCGGCGCTGCCGCCGCCGAACCCGATACCGCCGCCCCCACGGGCCGCGAGCAGACCCGGCAGCGGATCATCGAGGCCGCTGTCGACCTGCTGGAGCGCGAGGGCGGCGACGCGGTCACCACCCGCGCGGTGGCGGTCGCGGCAGGTCTTCAGCCGCCGGCCATCTACCGGCTGTTCGGCGATAAGGACGGACTGCTCGAAGCGGTGGCCGAGCACGGCTTCGCCGCGTTTCTCGCGGCCAAGCGCATCGACTCCGCCCCGCAGGACCCGATCGAGGATCTGAGGGCGGGCTGGGACCTGGCGGTCGAGTTCGGGCTGGCTCATCCCGCGCTGTACACGCTGATGTACAGCGAACCCGCGGGTGCCACGTCCGCCGCCTTCAAGGCGGGTATGGAGATCTTGAGGGGCCGTATCCGGCGCCTCGCCGAAGGCGGCTGGCTGAGGGTCGACGAGGAACTCGCGGTCGTGATCATCCATGCCACGGCGCGCGGCGCCGTGCTCACCTGGCTGTCGCTGCCGGAGGGCCGGCGCCCTCCGGCCCTGTTGACCGCCCTGCGGGAGTCCATGGTCACCGCCGTCACCAGCCAGGAGCCGGCTGTGCGGGACGCGGGCCCGGCCGGTGCCGCCCGTGCCTTGCGTGCCGTGCTGCCCGAACAGACGACGCTCAGCGGCGCGGAGCGGCAGCTGCTGCGGGAGTGGCTGGACCGGCTCGCCGCCGACGGTTGA